The Candidatus Zixiibacteriota bacterium sequence GACCAATGTGGCCTGATTTTTGAAATATCGCGCGCAACAAAAGCCGAAAAGAATTTTTATGATTATGGCGATTGTCCCGATAAACCATGCCAGGCCGATATAGTATTTCCAATCGAATTTTGAAACTTCTGTCGGCGAAGATGGCCCCGCGGCTGTATTTTGAATGTCCGTCGCAGAAACGGTATGAGCCGCGAATTCGGGAAGCGGCAAATTGATTCGCGTTAACGGGATACTATCGGGGAGAGTAATCAAATTTTGCAGGGGAGCCAGAAAATATATTATCGGCAACAGCAGAACGGTAATAACAGCCAAACTCAGAATAAAATGACGCAGAGAGGCTGAAGTCCGGGAGCGAAACAACCCGATGAGAAGCGCAATCAGTAAAACCAATCCCGTTTTGAGAAAAATATCCAGAGCGTCCTTGAACTCAACCATTTCAAATACCGAATTTAGACTCGCGCTAATCATTTTTCCTCAGTCCGTGCCTTTTCTATAAGATGTAATAAACGATTGTAATCATCCTCAGCCATTTTATTACCCCGCATATTAATCAACGCGGATATGACATTTTCAGCTGAATTATTAAAAAAGGTAGTCATCAAATCTTTGAGAGCCAAAGTCCGAGCTTTTTCTTTAGGTATTTTCGGAAAATAGATATACCGCGGACCCTGCTGCTCATGATAAATAACATTTTTCTCCTCAAGGATACGGAGTTGAGCCCGAACCGACGAATAGCTGGGAGGGTCGGGTAATGATTTATGAATTTGCCCGGCGGTGGCCGATCCCTGACGAAACATGATCTCCATGATTTGTCTTTCACGACGGCTTAGATTTTTCAGTTTTTTTTCTTTCATTTCAACTCCCGGTTGACTCATTATACGCTGGTTTGACGAAAAAGATGCTAATATTTTACCATACTGCTAAAAAAATAGCACAATTTTGGCATTTGTCAAGTGAATAAATGTTAAGAATTGAAAAAAATCACATTTGAGGATATTTTTCCCGATTTTGGGGATTTTCAGAGATTCAATCGCCTTTCAGTATTTTCCGTCTCAATAACCGCTCAGGCTTATCCAGCAATTCGTATCCATACCGGGCATAGAGCCCATGAGCGTCTTTGGTAGCCAGAATCCAGATATGTACGGTTTGCAGGTCAGGATGATCGTGAATCGTCTCCATTAACCATTTCCCCAATCCCTTACCCTTAT is a genomic window containing:
- a CDS encoding BlaI/MecI/CopY family transcriptional regulator: MKEKKLKNLSRRERQIMEIMFRQGSATAGQIHKSLPDPPSYSSVRAQLRILEEKNVIYHEQQGPRYIYFPKIPKEKARTLALKDLMTTFFNNSAENVISALINMRGNKMAEDDYNRLLHLIEKARTEEK